The Megalops cyprinoides isolate fMegCyp1 chromosome 12, fMegCyp1.pri, whole genome shotgun sequence genome contains a region encoding:
- the dlst gene encoding dihydrolipoyllysine-residue succinyltransferase component of 2-oxoglutarate dehydrogenase complex, mitochondrial, producing the protein MLSHSRCLTRTLGRSLSALTQSNSVLGRRTVSGLSACSRVAYKNSHPDHDTRPSVFHMRYFKTSAARKDEVVTVNTPAFAESVTEGDVRWEKAVGDTVAEDEVVCEIETDKTSVQVPSPAAGVIEALLVPDGGKVEGGTPLFKLRKGAGAAKAADAPQPEAPKAEAPAAAPPPPPTPTPTPPPPPPPSAVGPIPTAMPPVPPVPGQAIDTKPVSAVKPSAAPPPSAGPTEAAAKGTRSEHRVKMNRMRLRIAQRLKEAQNTCAMLTTFNEIDMSNIQEMRKVHKDAFLKKHGMKLGFMSAFVKAAAHALADQPAVNAVIDDTTKEIVYRDYIDISVAVATPKGLVVPVIRGVEAMNFADIEKTINELGEKARKNELAVEDMDGGTFTISNGGVFGSMFGTPIINPPQSAILGMHGIFDRPVAIGGKVEIRPMMYVALTYDHRLIDGREAVTFLRKIKAVVEDPRVLLLDM; encoded by the exons ATGCTGTCCCACTCCCGGTGTTTGACCCGGACTCTCGGGCGGTCGCTCTCTGCGCTCACCCAG AGTAACAGTGTGTTGGGGCGAAGGACTGTGTCGG GCCTCTCAGCCTGCAGTCGTGTTGCTTACAAGAACAGCCATCC GGACCATGACACCAGGCCCAGTGTTTTCCACATGAGATACTTCAAGACCTCCGCGGCCCGCA AGGATGAAGTAGTTACAGTGAACACACCCGCGTTCGCAGAGTCCGTCACAGAGGGGGACGTGAGGTGGGAGAAAG CTGTGGGCGACACCGTTGCTGAGGATGAGGTGGTGTGTGAAATTGAGACTGACAAG acctcTGTGCAAGTCCCCTCCCCTGCCGCTGGTGTGATCGAGGCTCTTCTGGTTCCAGATGGAGGCAAAGTGGAGGGTGGAACTCCTCTCTTCAAACTCCGGAAAGGAG CTGGTGCTGCCAAAGCTGCTGATGCCCCCCAACCCGAGGCTCCAAAAGCAGAGGCCCCCGcggcagctcctcctccaccgccaaccccaaccccaacccctcccccaccacccccgccTTCTGCGGTGGGGCCCATCCCCACTGCCATGCCCCCTGTCCCTCCCGTGCCAGGACAAGCCATCGACACGAAACCTG TGTCCGCTGTCAAGCCCAGTGCGGCCCCACCCCCTTCGGCAGGCCCGACGGAAGCTGCAGCCAAAGGGACCAGGTCAGAGCACAGG GTGAAGATGAACCGTATGAGGCTGAGAATCGCCCAAAGGCTGAAGGAGGCGCAGAACACCTGCGCAATGCTGACCACTTTCAATGAGATTGACATGAG CAACATTCAGGAGATGAGAAAGGTGCACAAGGATGCGTTCCTGAAGAAGCACGGTATGAAGCTGGGCTTCATGTCTGCCTTCGTCAAGGCGGCCGCACACGCGCTGGCTGACCAGCCTGCTGTCAATGCCG TCATTGATGACACAACCAAAGAGATTGTATATAGGGATTACATTGACATTAGCGTGGCAGTGGCAACGCCAAAG GGACTAGTGGTTCCAGTGATCAGGGGAGTGGAAGCGATGAACTTTGCCGACATTGAGAAAACCATAAACGAGCTGGGAGAAAAG GCACGCAAGAATGAGCTTGCAGTGGAGGACATGGACGGCGGCACTTTCACCATCAGCAACGGAGGGGTGTTTGGGTCCATGTTTGGGACGCCGATCATCAACCCCCCTCAGTCTGCCATTCTGGGCATGCATGGGATCTTCGACAGGCCGGTCGCCATTGGCGGCAAG GTGGAGATCCGACCGATGATGTACGTGGCCCTGACCTACGACCACCGTCTAATCGACGGCAGAGAGGCGGTGACCTTCCTGCGCAAGATCAAGGCTGTTGTGGAGGACCCCAGAGTGCTGCTCCTGGATATGTGA
- the prox2 gene encoding prospero homeobox protein 2, protein MNLSLSDQSMHTSNDGYLEEEKAELLHPCFRRNVYDDSLTSYSNGSIISQLLRKTIQNKRVLEDSLFYMPAAAMSSSTMADPSQEDRSSSSSKESGAEPASPGSHTSTAASPQAERPLNEHHQAKRARVENIIRGMAGSPNARVPGDGERSEADGRDARDTYRENKRKQRLPQHQDHSLSGGGPCAGRGGGCSKDEECHRLKEQLQTMQKLLRQLQEKFFQVYNLSDSEQEDREEAGPANSMEHDDIARSKEPFEGSDCELHRDLDNDFEKRLDSVKVGRKDTAKMDNSHLSFHKEGKNLPETLKYELSRAVSESVDLVFKKFSSTVLNQSSQLHVGQTPAYVNTGAEKKTQMPSTQELSHTEDEVKSRPLEYYESSEAQMPEDQTEALSLVVRKPPLSHPSSVNQTVKRPYPLHQAPFQFGYGAPLHENQILEHLLKYGPHGNFGSLPCLPPAVDRSSPDSVDLPWDAITGRPKVSSGQIAHHARPTALGQVTMDGLCLPHVKMECGDLQSLAERNPYMSLNIQEGLTPNHLKKAKLMFFYTRYPSSNVLKTFFPDVKFNRCITSQLIKWFSNFREFYYIQMEKFARQAIVDGVNNAKDMSVTRDSELFRALNMHYNKANDFQVPDRFLEVAEITLQEFFTAISLAKDTDPSWKKAIYKVICKLDSDVPEEFKSSVCL, encoded by the exons ATGAATCTCAGTCTGTCCGACCAGAGCATGCATACCTCCAATGATGGCTACCTGGAGGAAGAAAAAGCCGAGCTGTTGCACCCTTGTTTCAGAAGAAACGTGTACGATGACTCCCTGACCTCCTACTCCAACGGGTCCATCATCTCCCAGCTGCTGAGGAAGACCATCCAGAACAAGCGGGTCCTGGAGGACAGTCTGTTCTACATGCCGGCGGCTGCCATGTCCAGCTCTACCATGGCCGACCCCAGTCAGGAGGACCggagcagcagctcctccaaaGAGAGTGGGGCGGAGCCAGCGTCCCCGGGCAGCCACACCTCCACGGCAGCCAGCCCCCAGGCTGAGCGGCCCCTGAACGAGCACCACCAGGCCAAGCGCGCCCGGGTGGAGAACATCATCCGGGGCATGGCAGGATCACCGAACGCGCGGGTCCCGGGAGACGGGGAGCGGAGCGAGGCTGACGGCAGGGACGCGAGGGACACCTACAGGGAGAACAAAAGGAAGCAGAGGCTGCCTCAGCATCAGGACCACAGCCTGAGCGGGGGCGGCCCCTGTGCCGGCAGAGGCGGGGGGTGCAGCAAGGATGAGGAGTGCCACAGGctgaaggagcagctgcagaCCATGCAGAAGCTCCTCCGGCAGCTCCAGGAGAAGTTCTTCCAGGTCTACAACCTGAGCGACTCCGAACAGGAAGACCGGGAGGAGGCGGGTCCCGCCAACTCCATGGAACATGACGACATCGCACGGAGCAAAGAACCCTTTGAAGGGTCTGACTGCGAGCTCCACCGGGACCTCGATAATGACTTTGAGAAGAGGTTGGACAGCGTTAAAGTGGGCCGAAAAGACACAGCAAAGATGGACAACAGCCACCTCTCGTTCCACAAGGAGGGCAAGAATCTTCCAGAGACTCTGAAATATGAGCTGTCCAGggctgtgagtgagagtgtggaCTTAGTCTTTAAAAAATTTTCTTCCACTGTACTGAATCAGTCATCCCAGCTGCATGTGGGGCAAACCCCAGCGTATGTTAATACAGGAGCTGAGAAGAAGACCCAGATGCCCAGCACCCAAGAGTTGTCACACACTGAAGATGAGGTAAAATCTCGGCCTCTGGAATACTACGAGAGCAGCGAGGCGCAAATGCCCGAGGATCAAACGGAGGCGCTCTCACTTGTCGTTCGCAAGCCACCCCTGAGCCACCCTAGTTCCGTCAACCAGACGGTGAAGAGGCCCTACCCCTTACACCAGGCCCCCTTCCAGTTCGGCTACGGCGCTCCTCTACACGAGAACCAGATCCTGGAGCACCTCCTCAAGTACGGCCCCCATGGGAATTTCGGAAGCCTCCCGTGCCTGCCCCCAGCCGTAGACAGGTCCTCCCCGGATTCAGTGGACCTGCCATGGGACGCCATCACCGGCAGGCCAAAGGTGAGCTCCGGTCAGATAGCCCACCACGCCCGGCCGACAGCCCTGGGGCAGGTGACCATGGACGGCCTGTGTCTCCCTCACGTCAAGATGGAGTGTGGAGACCTGCAGAGCCTGGCTGAGAGGAACCCTTATATGTCCCTCAAT ATTCAGGAAGGTCTGACACCGAACCATTTGAAGAAGGCAAAGCTGATGTTCTTCTATACTCGCTACCCGAGCTCCAACGTGCTGAAAACCTTCTTTCCTGATGTCAAG TTCAATCGCTGCATCACCTCCCAGTTGATCAAGTGGTTCAGCAACTTCCGCGAGTTCTACTACATCCAGATGGAGAAGTTCGCCCGGCAGGCCATTGTGGACGGAGTCAACAACGCAAAAGACATGTCAGTCACCAGGGACTCAGAGCTGTTCCGTGCCCTCAACATGCACTACAACAAAGCCAATGACTTCCAG GTTCCTGACAGGTTCCTTGAGGTTGCCGAAATTACGCTTCAAGAGTTTTTCACCGCCATTTCCTTGGCCAAAGATACAGACCCTTCCTGGAAGAAGGCAATCTACAAGGTCATCTGTAAACTGGACAGTGATGTCCCTGAAGAGTTCAAATCATCTGTCTGCTTGTAG